The following is a genomic window from Chitinophaga caseinilytica.
CAACGCGCACATTCTTTTCCTTGTCGGTCAAAGCGGCGCGGAGCGCGGTTTCCAGTTCGGGCGCCTGCAAGGTAACAAGAGCGTGTAGCGCCGCTATGCGCACTTCCGGCACACCGTCGGTTTTAACGGCGGTGAGCAGGGCAGGGGCGCCCGCAGCGATGTTCAGTTTCTCCAACGCCAATGCAGCACTGGTTTTTACACCGGTGTCTTTATCCTTTAAAAGCTGGATCAGTGTTTGGGTGGAAGCGGCCATCACTTTTTTACCGTCGCGCTGCTGCGGGCCTTTCGGCCAGCCGTCTACCCGGTCGAGCACGGACGGGTTGGGCCATACGCCCAGCGCCGCCACTGCTTCAGCCCGCATGGCGGCAGGCTTGGAAACGTTCGTCGCATACGCGATAAGCGTCTGCATGAGCGAATCGCTGCCGGATTGCAGGCAGGCGTTGATGGCGCGGCGGATGAGGGGTTCGTTATTGAAAGCCGTTGTTCCGAGCAGCGCGCCCAGCGCAGGCATCGCCGGGCGGATACTATTATCGTCGTTGATGGCACGGGCAGCCTCTGTCACTACGAATTCATCCGTGTCTTGCAGGAACCGCGCGATATCAGGGCTTTTCATCCTGCGGAGCGCAACCACGGCCGCAATGCGCAAAGCGCGGGACGGGTTTGTGGCGAGCGCCGCCACCGGCGCGGGATTCCCAATGCGCGCAAGCGCCAGGGCGCCGGCGTGCCGGAGATAAACGTCTTGTTCGTTGTTCGCTTCCAGCATGGCAATAATATCGGGGATGGCGGGCGCAAATTCCATACGGCCCAACGCTTCCGACGCAAAGAACCGTACGCGGCCGGAGGTGTCTTTCAACAATGGTACGATGGAAGGTGCTGCGGATTTTAACCGGATATCCCCCAGCCATTTGGCCCCAAGCGCCCGGATTTCGGGATCACGATCAAGGAGGGCGTGTACCAGCGCCGCAGCATCGTCCGGGTTTTTGCGGCCCAGCTGGCTGAGGCCCTGGATGGCATGCACACGGGCCAACTGATGGGAGGTTTGCTGCAGGGCCGCTTCCAGGACTTTTTTCCCCGCTTTACCGCGACCAACCAGCTCGAATTGCGCTTTCAACCGCACGCGGTAATCTGCATGTTGTAAATACTTGCCCAATTCTTCGGTTTTCTTATCGGCGAAGCTGGCGGCCAGGAGGGCTTTCACTTCTTTCCTGGCGGCAGCCTCCGCCGCGCCTGTACGATCGAGTTTCCAGATGCGGCCATAGTTGTGGGTATCCCATCCATCGATCCAATCAGCCACATACAACGCCCCGTCTGGCCCGAAGTCGAGACCGGTGGCCAGTATGCCGCCGAGTACCTTTTTCTGGTCGCCCAGTTCAAACCCCGCGCCCGAAGGCTTCAGCCTGAAACTATGGATACCGGAGCCGGAGGGGTTGCCCACGAACTCCGCGATGAAGAAGGTATTATTGTATTCCGGGCCCAGCGCCGTTCCCGGGTTGTACACCATGCCGGTGGGGCCGCTCACGAAATTGGCCACCGGCGGAACGATATATGCGGCCTGGCCGTCCCAGCGGGGGAGGTACATTTTTTCCTCCATCCAGACTTTATAGGAATTATTCTGCGGATCACGGTACTTGCCGTATTGCCAGTTGCTCCGCCAGCCGGCGTCTGCGCCATTCACGACATACACCAGGCGCTCTTTTTCGCCGGGATGGTCGCCGTCGTTGTCTTCGCTGATGAGGTTGCCGTATTCGTCGAACACGAATTCATGCGTATTCCGCAAACCGTGGGCGAAAATCTCGAAGTCGGTACCGTCGGGGTTCGAGCGGGCGATGACGCCGCAATTCGGGAATTCCCATTTCTTCCCGGTTTTATCCGTTCCGTTGAATCCGATATCGCCGATCTGCCAGTAAATCCTTCCATCGGGCCCCATTTCCACGCCAGACATGCCGTGGCCGCTGAACCCGATGTGCACGGCGTATCCGTGTGATAACGACGTTTTTTCGTCCGCGATCCCGTCACCGTTTTTGTCGCGCAGTTTCCAGAGGTCGGGCGCAACGGCTACGTAGAGGTCTTTGCCGTCTACGAGCACGCCGCCGGCCACGTCGGTCACTTCGTCGTGGAAATCATCGACCACGAGCTGCGACCGGTCTGCCCGACCGTCGCCATCCGTATCATCGAGCCGGTACACCAGCTCGGTTTCGATGGCCAGGTCGCGCCAGTCGTGCGAGCTGTCGCCATTCAGATCGGCGAGCCATTTGTTGCGGTGGCTGTTTTCGGGAGAAAGCTCTTCATGCAGGAATTTCCGGCGGTCTTCGACGGTGGCCAGGCTGATGGAAGGGATTTCCCATTCCCGGTGCCCGCGGATGTCGAACTCGGAATTCTTTTGCCGGTTGGTGGTAGTGTAGTAAATACTGCCGTTGTCGTCGATATCGATGGCGATGGGAGACACCACCAGCGAATCGATCCCCCAGAGCTGCATCGTCAAACCTTCCGCCAGTACCGGTTTTACCTCGGCTTCAATGGCGGTGGCGATTTTCGCGGTTTGGGCGGAATCCATTTTTTTGATCCGCAGATCGGTGACAGGTTGTCCGCAACCGGCCAGCAGTGCGGAAAAGACAAGGGCGCAGACAGGAGCCTGGCGCATAACGGGTTGTTTCATGCTAGCTAACTTGACGTGGAAAATAATGGCCCGGATTTCCGGACGGTCCCGTTAAAATAGTAAAAATGACAATTATTCGCAACGCCGCTCATCCCAATTACAATCCCAGTTTCGCACGGATGTCTGCCGGCAAGCCGTTTTTATGCAGCATAACGTAGATGGATTTGAGCCGGATGTATGGCTGGCTCATGTACATGAACCCGTTGATGCAGCTCTTTTCGCCCCAGGAGTTCTTGACCTTGAAATACACTTTTCCATGCTGGTCTTTGACCTTGCCCACGATATGCATGTTGTGATCGTCTACCGTCCGGAGATTTTCGAATTCTTCCTGCCGGTATTGCTGGCTGATGTCCGCCATTTCGGGCTGCACTTTCCATGCCACGGTTTCCGCGTTTTTCGGATCGGCCGCCACCATGGCTACGCCGTATTGCGGGGAGAATCCCGGCTCTATGGCGTCTGTGTCGAGCGCGAGGGTGAAACCACTGTCCAGCGCGTAGTTGATGACTGCCATGTATTCGTCCAGCGGGAGGTTGTAAAATTCCCCGTTCAGGTGATTGGCGGGGATTTCGAGAATAAAAGGCTTGTAGAACGGGTGATGGATGAACGAAGTGATATTGACGTAATCCCGCGGCTGGATGCCGTGATGTGCCATGAAGCTGGACGGGGAGTATTTCGTGCCTTTGTAGTCGAATGTTTCCGGCGCTTTTCCCATATATTTTTCGAGAATGGCCGGCAGGCCTAGTTTCCAGGCTGCGGTGCGCTTCTTGCCGGGGTCGGCCCAGATCTGCATACTGTCCAGCAGTTCCGGGTACATTTTTGAATGGTCGAAGACCGAATCGCCCACATTTTTGCCCAGGTAAGCACTTTCAGGCATCATACCCAAAACGGGCATGCTGAAAAGCGGATCGTGATTGCTGCCGCCTTCCGTGAACCGGGATGTGCCCTGGCGGAGGATGAAGTTCTGGCCCTTGAGCAGGTAGGCGTTTTGAACGAAGTACATTTCTGAAAGGTCGACGCTATCGCCGGTCAGGCGGAGGATTTCCGATTCGAGAAACGATGAGGTGGAGAAGCACCAGCAAGTGCCGGAGCGGCCCTGGTCTTCGACGGGCATGGCGGGCAATGTGAAAATTTCCGTAAACCGGTACTCGCTTGGCGGCGGTGGTGGCGGTTCGTGGTTACTGTCGCAGGCGCTGAGGAACGCAGCGGCGAGGATCAGGAAAGAATGGCGGTAGAATGGCATGACGGTGAATTTATCGTGAAAAAAGAAGCCATCCCGTGGGATGGCTTCCTGGAAATTTTATTCGGTGGTAGCGGGTAGTTCGGTATCTCCGTTCTTGTGTTTCCCGAGATAGGAGGGGAGGTCCATACCGGCCATGTTGAACATGTCCTGCAACGGCGGAACGGCTTTATAGAGGCCGCTGATGAACCCGGCGGTCGACGATTGCCCGTTTTGCCCGTTGGCGCCATCCCAAACGGTGATTTTATCGATCTTGATATTTTTGATGGCTTCGGTTTGCAGTTTCACCAGTTCCGGCAGTTTGTCGGCGATCAGCAGCAGCACGGCATCTTTGGAGTTGTTGCCGGCGGCCTGCACGATGCGGTCGAGACCTTCCGCCTGTTTGGTGAGGATTTCATACATACCTTTCGCTTCGGCTTCCATTTTGGCGTAGATGGCGTCTGCTTCGCCTTTGGCTTTTTCGCGGATTTTCTCTGCTTCGGCCTGTGCTTCGATGATGGCTTTCTGTTTCTGGATTTCGGCGGTTACGACGATGTTGGCGTTTTGCGAAGCGCGCTCGCGGTCGGCACGGGCGTCTTCCGCTCTTCTTTCGGCCACATACGCTTCTTCGAGGGCTTTGGCGGACTGGATTTTTTCCGCGGCCACGGCGCGTTTGGCGGCTTCGGCTTCTTTTTCGCGGCGTTCCGCTTCCGACTGCGCGATCATCACGCGGGCGGTGTTTTCACCTTCCACGGCGCGGGCGTTGGCTTCGGAGGCGCGGATACGCGTGTCTCTTTCCGCTTCTGCTTTACCGATAGATTCGTCGCGGTTGGCGGCGGCGATGAGAACGGCCTTGTCCTTATTGGCGGTAGCGATCTGGGAGTCGCGGTCGCGCTGGGTTTCGGCGATGCTGACGTCGCGGTTTTTCAGCGTTTGCTGGATGGTGATATCCTTTTCTCGGTCGGCTTCGGCTTTACCGGTTTCACCCAGTTTTTCCTGTTCCGCCACGCTTTTCTTGGCTTCGTTGATGGCCTTGGCGGCGGCTTCCTTGCCGAGTGCTTCGATGTAGCCGGATTCGTCTTTGATATCGGTCACGTTCACGTTGATCAGCTTCATCCCGATCTTCTTGATCTCGGCTTCCACGTTGCTGGCCACGTTGGCGAGGAATTTATCGCGGTTGTTGTTGATCTCTTCGATGTCCATGGTAGCCACCACGAGGCGGAGCTGGCCGAAGATGATGTCTTTGGCGAGGTCGTGGATGGCGGCGCGCTGCAGGCCGAGGAGCCTTTCAGCGGCGTTGGTCATGGTACCGGGCTCGGTGGAAATGGCCACGGTGAAGCGGGACGGCACGTCTACCCGGATGTTCTGGCGGCTGAGGGCGTTGGTGAGGTTTACTTCGATGGAAATGGGCGTCAGTTCCATGAACGCATAATCCTGGATCACGGGCCAGATGAAGGCGGCGCCGCCGTGGATGCACCTGGCGCTGTGGGAGCCGTCCGGGCCTTTGCCTACTTTACCGTATACGACGAGTATCTGGTCTGACGGGCATCGTTTGTAGCGTTTGAAAAGGGCATAGAGGAGGGTGAACACAAAAACGACCGCTACGAGTACGGCAATCAGAATGTAATCCATGTTACTATCGGGTTTGTTTGGTGACGATTAATACCTGGTTGTCGAGAACGGAGCGGACGGTCACGAAAGCGCCGGTGCCAATGGGCTCGGCTTCGTCTGTCATGGCGTCGAGCTCGCGCCAGGCGCCCTGGACCTGGAGAGTTACTTTTCCAGTGCCGGTACGGGCGGGAGGGATGGTAAGATATACGGAAGCGGTGGCATGCAGGGCATTGTGCATCCTGAGCGTACCGTCGTAAGCGAGTTTGCCGGTGTAATAGAACATGGCGGCCATGATCAGCATCATGCCCAGGCCCGCCACAGATGCGGTAATGACCGTTACCGCGGGCGACAGCCCGTTGTGGATGCAAGCCAGGCCCACCCATCCGAAGATGGTGAAAAAGCCGAACATGTTGCGGATGGTGAAAAACTGGAACCCGATCCCGTCGTCCGCATCCAGCATGTCGCTCACATCACCCGTTGCACCGTCATGATCCCCGCCGAGCAGGCTCAGCACGTTCTGCACAAGGAACAGCAGTGAAAACAGGATGGCCACAGACCAAAAGATCTTTTCGAAAACGGGAAGCGGACCAAACCAGTCCATGATGGTTAGCATACTTGTCATGGCTTCGGGATAAATTGTTTCAGGGGAAGATAATGAAAATCCACAGATTCCGGAAGCGAAAAGGCACAAATATTGATTGGTGACAGGTAAACTCGGGCTTATGAACCTCAAACGGACTTTCGGGACGCTGCTGACGGTGCTGGGCATCGTAGGCATCCTTTACACGGGCTACGGTTTTATCCGTCAAAATGCCAACTGGCGCGAAATACTGGTTGCCGGTGTGATCGGTGTGGTATTTTTCACCGCGGGCATAGGGCTGGTGCGCAACACGCGCGACGGGTCCTGACCCCGCCATTTCCCCATCCCCGCAAAAATCCCTAATTTCCGGGCATGATCGAAGCAACGGACATCCGCATCGGCAACCTGCTGTGGTATTATGACTACCATATGGTCGAAACCGTGTTCCGTGTGGAAGGCATCCATGAAGGGTATGTATACAATTCCGGCCTCCCGCGCAGCCGGCTCCCCCTCGAAAAAACGAACCCCCTGAAACTGGAAGTACAGTATCTCTTCCAGTTCGGATTCCTCGCCGGCGACCCCGATTACGGCGAAGATCCGGATGTTTATACCTACAAGTACAACCGGTCAGACAGTATCTACATCCGCGACGACGGCGACAAATTCCAGCCCCTGGCGGCAAATGGAAAGGCGTTTGTGCCCTACGGCCGGCCCCTCGTGCATTTGCACCAGTTGCAGAACCTGTTCTACGACCTCACCCGCGACGATGTATTTATGCAGTAACGCTACGGGCGCTTCCTTTCCTGCGTTAATTGCTGCTCCAGTTTTGAAAGCTTTGCAGACGGTAAGTCGTCTGCGAACGTAAGTCCGTGGGCAATGTCGTCGTAAAAGTGAATGCGTCGGGCTTTGGGAAAGGAGCGAAGTTGCTCCAGCAGCCATTCGGGCTGACAGATATAACATTCCCCCAAAGCGATAGAAGGGATTTCGCTGGCGGATTTCTCCGTGTCGATTTCCGCCTGGAGCCATTCTTTCAAGATCAGCACGTCTTTCGTCCGGCACAGATAAATCCGAACATCTTCTACCAGTGATTCGTAGGTGGCATCGTAAGCCCGCATCCTGGTGTGCGTGGCACTGTCGAACAGGGTTTTATCGAGCGCATTTGTTTGCCTGTCAAATGATTTTTCGCGCAGCGCATCGGCGAGCTTACATTGTTGCCGGATGGCCCTGAGCTGGCGTTTGAAAAAGCCTTGTTGCACGGAGTCGGGGAGCTCGCGCACGAACTGTACGCGGCTTTTATGGATGAAACCTTCGAAACCTGCCAGCGACGCCATGTTCCACATCACTGCGTTCACTTTCCACCATTCGCATTGGGAGGGTTCTACATAAAATGGCTGATCTTTTAGGACGATAGCGGCCACAGGGGCCTGTGCGCCGGGGCTTCGGCGGATGTTCGTAAAACCGTCGGGATCGTTGATCACGGCCAGGGAGGAAGTTTGTGCCGTGGCGGAAATACTGATCAGCAACAGAAGAAGGGTGATTCGCATGGAGGGTTTTGCAATTATAGGTTTTCCAGTTCGTTGAGCCTTTTTTCGAACGCTTTCCGCTTGGCTTCCGGGAGTTTTACTTCCATCAATCCGAATTCGATCTGACCGATCACGATGGATCGTTCCCTTTTGGGAAGCGGGCGGATGATACGGATCACCCATTCCGGCGCCTGCCTGAAAAGCTCGCCCATCGCATATCCCGGAGATTCGCTGGCGCTGCCGGTATCTTCGGCCAGCACTTTGCACCATGCCAGCAGCACCACGCTGTCGCGGGTACGTTGCAGATAGCCCGGCATATAAGTCATGAGCGGATAATAGGAATATTCATACCCGTCTTCCCGCAATTGTCCCAGTTTTTTATAAGTGGCTTCGTCTTCGGCGGAAAATTTTTTGCCGTTCGCGAGATACTTGTCGAACAACCGGTTACTGGCCACGATCGTTTCGAGATGATGCGCCAGCAATCGGCAGATGGTAGATTGCAGGGCGGAATCCGGCATTTCGGAGAACAGGCGCACCCTGCTTTTATGAATGTAGCCTTTGCCATCGGGCAACGGCATGCGGGTACCTTCAGGTATTTCGAACACCCACCAGTCGCCGGGCTGTTTCGTACAGGAAAAAACCTGGTATTGATTGACCTGGTAGGGAGCGGGAGAAGTGGCGGATGGTTGCAGGCGAACGTTGGTGAACCCGTCCGGATCGTTGATCACGGCCCAGTTT
Proteins encoded in this region:
- a CDS encoding C1 family peptidase; this encodes MPFYRHSFLILAAAFLSACDSNHEPPPPPPSEYRFTEIFTLPAMPVEDQGRSGTCWCFSTSSFLESEILRLTGDSVDLSEMYFVQNAYLLKGQNFILRQGTSRFTEGGSNHDPLFSMPVLGMMPESAYLGKNVGDSVFDHSKMYPELLDSMQIWADPGKKRTAAWKLGLPAILEKYMGKAPETFDYKGTKYSPSSFMAHHGIQPRDYVNITSFIHHPFYKPFILEIPANHLNGEFYNLPLDEYMAVINYALDSGFTLALDTDAIEPGFSPQYGVAMVAADPKNAETVAWKVQPEMADISQQYRQEEFENLRTVDDHNMHIVGKVKDQHGKVYFKVKNSWGEKSCINGFMYMSQPYIRLKSIYVMLHKNGLPADIRAKLGL
- a CDS encoding PVC-type heme-binding CxxCH protein — translated: MKQPVMRQAPVCALVFSALLAGCGQPVTDLRIKKMDSAQTAKIATAIEAEVKPVLAEGLTMQLWGIDSLVVSPIAIDIDDNGSIYYTTTNRQKNSEFDIRGHREWEIPSISLATVEDRRKFLHEELSPENSHRNKWLADLNGDSSHDWRDLAIETELVYRLDDTDGDGRADRSQLVVDDFHDEVTDVAGGVLVDGKDLYVAVAPDLWKLRDKNGDGIADEKTSLSHGYAVHIGFSGHGMSGVEMGPDGRIYWQIGDIGFNGTDKTGKKWEFPNCGVIARSNPDGTDFEIFAHGLRNTHEFVFDEYGNLISEDNDGDHPGEKERLVYVVNGADAGWRSNWQYGKYRDPQNNSYKVWMEEKMYLPRWDGQAAYIVPPVANFVSGPTGMVYNPGTALGPEYNNTFFIAEFVGNPSGSGIHSFRLKPSGAGFELGDQKKVLGGILATGLDFGPDGALYVADWIDGWDTHNYGRIWKLDRTGAAEAAARKEVKALLAASFADKKTEELGKYLQHADYRVRLKAQFELVGRGKAGKKVLEAALQQTSHQLARVHAIQGLSQLGRKNPDDAAALVHALLDRDPEIRALGAKWLGDIRLKSAAPSIVPLLKDTSGRVRFFASEALGRMEFAPAIPDIIAMLEANNEQDVYLRHAGALALARIGNPAPVAALATNPSRALRIAAVVALRRMKSPDIARFLQDTDEFVVTEAARAINDDNSIRPAMPALGALLGTTAFNNEPLIRRAINACLQSGSDSLMQTLIAYATNVSKPAAMRAEAVAALGVWPNPSVLDRVDGWPKGPQQRDGKKVMAASTQTLIQLLKDKDTGVKTSAALALEKLNIAAGAPALLTAVKTDGVPEVRIAALHALVTLQAPELETALRAALTDKEKNVRVAGLDLLDRMKIPQATMSALLADVIATRTLEEKQAAILALGKLQSEHSSAPLRKLLDQMAAGSLPPAVVLELGEAIDSSGTKDLAERYKSISAKRAPDELMALYAGSLEGGDPHRGQRIFFRNENAQCMKCHSYDDRGGNAGPRLNGVGGRLSRQQILEALINPSARLAPGFGMVILELKDGKKISGILQGESKTGLKVKIGSEPEQLIAAANIVKKTYSPSSMPDMKTVLSKKEIRDLVSFLSSAKTDE
- a CDS encoding flotillin family protein, whose amino-acid sequence is MDYILIAVLVAVVFVFTLLYALFKRYKRCPSDQILVVYGKVGKGPDGSHSARCIHGGAAFIWPVIQDYAFMELTPISIEVNLTNALSRQNIRVDVPSRFTVAISTEPGTMTNAAERLLGLQRAAIHDLAKDIIFGQLRLVVATMDIEEINNNRDKFLANVASNVEAEIKKIGMKLINVNVTDIKDESGYIEALGKEAAAKAINEAKKSVAEQEKLGETGKAEADREKDITIQQTLKNRDVSIAETQRDRDSQIATANKDKAVLIAAANRDESIGKAEAERDTRIRASEANARAVEGENTARVMIAQSEAERREKEAEAAKRAVAAEKIQSAKALEEAYVAERRAEDARADRERASQNANIVVTAEIQKQKAIIEAQAEAEKIREKAKGEADAIYAKMEAEAKGMYEILTKQAEGLDRIVQAAGNNSKDAVLLLIADKLPELVKLQTEAIKNIKIDKITVWDGANGQNGQSSTAGFISGLYKAVPPLQDMFNMAGMDLPSYLGKHKNGDTELPATTE